One genomic segment of Carassius carassius chromosome 21, fCarCar2.1, whole genome shotgun sequence includes these proteins:
- the LOC132098186 gene encoding cyclin-dependent kinase inhibitor 1-like isoform X1 encodes MMMCGALCWSQLCSGGTCPHISLQICPDTLQSSGQGGHRAQTLIVCFLMQMEMHKRILRALRSGPARRNLFGPVDREQLQLEYRDALRKDLEEASHRWGFDFTTETPLQGGDFQWEGVSAVKVPVLYRSSQEEHPSRTGPSRVGKENIPRTPERYSIVPQYIEKTPEKRTELKRKQTNITDFYQTKKRVVATPRKSGQ; translated from the coding sequence ATGATGATGTGCGGCGCCCTCTGCTGGTCACAGCTCTGCTCCGGAGGAACATGCCCTCACATATCCCTGCAGATCTGCCCAGACACGCTTCAGTCCTCAGGTCAGGGAGGACACCGAGCTCAGACACTGATCGTGTGTTTTCTGATGCAGATGGAGATGCACAAGCGGATCCTGCGGGCTCTCAGGAGCGGCCCGGCGCGGAGGAACCTCTTCGGTCCGGTGGATCGTGAGCAGCTCCAGCTGGAGTACCGTGATGCTCTGAGGAAGGACCTGGAGGAGGCGTCCCACCGCTGGGGCTTCGACTTCACCACCGAGACGCCTCTGCAGGGCGGAGACTTCCAGTGGGAGGGCGTGTCTGCGGTGAAGGTGCCCGTCCTGTACCGCTCCTCTCAGGAGGAGCATCCGTCGAGGACCGGCCCGTCCCGCGTGGGGAAGGAGAACATCCCCAGAACCCCAGAGAGATACAGCATTGTCCCGCAGTACATAGAGAAAACACCAGAAAAGAGGACCGAGCTGAAGAGGAAACAGACCAACATCACAG
- the LOC132098188 gene encoding serine/arginine-rich splicing factor 3 — MHRDCPLDCKVYVGNLGNNGNKSELERSFGYYGPLRSVWVARNPPGFAFVEFEDPRDATDAVRELDGRTLCGCRVRVELSNGEKRSRNRGPPPSWSRRPGRDDYRRRSPAPRRRSPRRRSLSRSRSRSLSRERRRERSLSRERNHRLSRSFSRSRSRSRSNERK, encoded by the exons ATGCATCGAGACTGCCCTCTGGACTGTAAGGTCTACGTTGGGAATCTGGGAAATAATGGGAACAAATCCGAACTGGAGAGGTCGTTCGGCTACTACGGACCGCTGCGGAGCGTGTGGGTGGCCAGGAACCCTCCCGGTTTCGCCTTTGTTGAGTTTGAGGACCCTCGTGATGCCACGGATGCCGTCAGAGAGCTGGACGGACG GACCCTCTGTGGTTGCCGAGTGAGGGTGGAGCTGTCCAATGGTGAGAAGCGCTCTCGTAACCGGGGTCCGCCTCCGTCCTGGAGCCGACGCCCAGGCCGTGATGACTACCGCAGACGCAGCCCGGCCCCCAGGCGCAG ATCGCCCAGGAGGAGGAGCCTCAGTCGTAGTCGCAGCAG ATCTCTTTCCAGAGAGCGCCGGAGGGAGAGATCGCTGTCTCGCGAAAGGAACCACAGGCTCTCGCGATCTTTCTCCCGATCAAGGAG TCGTTCCAGATCAAATGAACGGAAATGA
- the pth4 gene encoding parathyroid hormone 4 isoform X2, producing MMLKTQRSQQRVALMILMVITAVQCQEDQSRRAVTEHQLMHDRGRSIQSLRRLIWLSSAIEGLHTAQARALSAVEDEPDSRWRAQPKRALETLLSDVYRPHLLTAALEDGGK from the exons ATGATGTTGAAGACACAGAGATCTCAGCAGCGCGTCGCTCTCATGATACTGATGGTGATCACAGCCGTGCAGTGTCAGGAGGACCAGag CAGGAGGGCGGTCACAGAGCATCAGCTGATGCACGATCGCGGTCGCTCCATCCAGAGTCTGAGGCGCTTGATCTGGCTGTCCAGCGCGATCGAGGGGCTCCACACGGCGCAGGCGCGCGCACTGAGCGCTGTCGAGGACGAGCCGGACAGCAGGTGGCGCGCGCAGCCCAAGAGAGCGCTCGAGACGCTTCTGAGTGACGTGTACAGACCACACCTCCTCACCGCTGCGCTCGAGGACGGAGGGAAATAA
- the pth4 gene encoding parathyroid hormone 4 isoform X1 — protein sequence MSPSAKSHRLSRRAVTEHQLMHDRGRSIQSLRRLIWLSSAIEGLHTAQARALSAVEDEPDSRWRAQPKRALETLLSDVYRPHLLTAALEDGGK from the exons ATGAGTCCATCTGCGAAGTCCCATCGTCTGAG CAGGAGGGCGGTCACAGAGCATCAGCTGATGCACGATCGCGGTCGCTCCATCCAGAGTCTGAGGCGCTTGATCTGGCTGTCCAGCGCGATCGAGGGGCTCCACACGGCGCAGGCGCGCGCACTGAGCGCTGTCGAGGACGAGCCGGACAGCAGGTGGCGCGCGCAGCCCAAGAGAGCGCTCGAGACGCTTCTGAGTGACGTGTACAGACCACACCTCCTCACCGCTGCGCTCGAGGACGGAGGGAAATAA